A stretch of Phoenix dactylifera cultivar Barhee BC4 unplaced genomic scaffold, palm_55x_up_171113_PBpolish2nd_filt_p 000130F, whole genome shotgun sequence DNA encodes these proteins:
- the LOC103696296 gene encoding peptidyl-prolyl cis-trans isomerase FKBP42 isoform X1 — MEDAQDRNNQSNGDPSHSYPNDDNDIITESAAVVRDEPPQDDKGPPKIDCEMEVLHDKVKKQVIKEGHGQKPAKFATCFLHYKAWVANSSHKFEDTWQEQRPVELILGKEKTEMTGLGIGVASMKSGERALLHVDWELGYGEEGSFSFPNVPPMADLLYEVELIGFDEAKEGKARSDMTVEERIQAADRRKMEGNSYFKEEKLQEAMQQYEMAIAYMGDDFMFQLFGKYRDMALAVKNPCHLNMAACMLKLKRYSEAIGQCSIVLSEDENNVKALFRRGKARAELGQTDAAREDFQKARKFAPEDKAIARELRLLAEHDKAIYEKQKEIYKGIFGDRPEPKPKRLSWVVVFWQWLVSLICSLFKRRQPKAD, encoded by the exons ATCCGAATGATGATAATGATATCATCACTGAGAGTGCCGCAGTTGTGCGTGATGAACCTCCCCAAGATGACAAAGGACCCCCGAAGATTGACTGTGAGATGGAAGTCCTTCACGACAAAGTCAAGAAGCAAGTAATTAAGGAGGGTCATGGTCAGAAGCCGGCAAAATTTGCGACATGCTTTT TGCACTATAAGGCATGGGTTGCAAACTCTTCACACAAGTTTGAAGATACCTGGCAAGAACAGCGACCAGTTGAACTTATCTTGGGAAAAG AAAAGACAGAAATGACAGGGTTGGGCATCGGTGTGGCAAGCATGAAGAGTGGGGAGCGTGCGCTGTTGCATGTGGATTGGGAACTAGGCTATGGAGAAGAAGGAAGTTTTTCATTCCCAAATGTCCCCCCTATGGCAGACCTTCTGTATGAAGTTGAGCTTATtggttttgatgaagctaaagaA GGGAAAGCCCGAAGTGACATGACAGTAGAAGAAAGAATTCAAGCAGCTGATAGAAGGAAAATGGAAGGAAATTCTTACTTTAAGGAAGAAAAGCTTCAGGAGGCCATGCAACAGTATGAAATG GCAATAGCATATATGGGCGATGACTTCATGTTCCAGTTATTTGGAAAATACAGAGACATGGCCCTGGCTGTTAAAAACCCATGCCATCTTAACATGGCTGCATGCATGCTCAAGCTAAAGAGATATTCAGAAGCTATTGGACAATGTAGCATC GTGTTATCAGAAGATGAAAACAATGTGAAAGCATTATTCAGACGAGGAAAAGCTAGAGCAGAACTTGGTCAAACGGATGCTGCCAGGGAGGACTTTCAAAAGGCAAGAAAATTTGCCCCAGAAGACAAGGCTATTGCGAGAGAGCTGAGGCTGCTCGCTGAACATGACAAAGCTATCTATGAGAAGCAGAAAGAGATTTATAAGGGGATTTTTGGAGACAGGCCTGAACCCAAACCCAAGAGGTTGAGTTGGGTAGTTGTTTTCTGGCAATGGCTTGTATCACTGATTTGCAGCCTATTCAAGCGCCGACAGCCTAAAGCTGACTAA
- the LOC103696296 gene encoding peptidyl-prolyl cis-trans isomerase FKBP42 isoform X2, with the protein MEDAQDRNNQSNDPNDDNDIITESAAVVRDEPPQDDKGPPKIDCEMEVLHDKVKKQVIKEGHGQKPAKFATCFLHYKAWVANSSHKFEDTWQEQRPVELILGKEKTEMTGLGIGVASMKSGERALLHVDWELGYGEEGSFSFPNVPPMADLLYEVELIGFDEAKEGKARSDMTVEERIQAADRRKMEGNSYFKEEKLQEAMQQYEMAIAYMGDDFMFQLFGKYRDMALAVKNPCHLNMAACMLKLKRYSEAIGQCSIVLSEDENNVKALFRRGKARAELGQTDAAREDFQKARKFAPEDKAIARELRLLAEHDKAIYEKQKEIYKGIFGDRPEPKPKRLSWVVVFWQWLVSLICSLFKRRQPKAD; encoded by the exons ATCCGAATGATGATAATGATATCATCACTGAGAGTGCCGCAGTTGTGCGTGATGAACCTCCCCAAGATGACAAAGGACCCCCGAAGATTGACTGTGAGATGGAAGTCCTTCACGACAAAGTCAAGAAGCAAGTAATTAAGGAGGGTCATGGTCAGAAGCCGGCAAAATTTGCGACATGCTTTT TGCACTATAAGGCATGGGTTGCAAACTCTTCACACAAGTTTGAAGATACCTGGCAAGAACAGCGACCAGTTGAACTTATCTTGGGAAAAG AAAAGACAGAAATGACAGGGTTGGGCATCGGTGTGGCAAGCATGAAGAGTGGGGAGCGTGCGCTGTTGCATGTGGATTGGGAACTAGGCTATGGAGAAGAAGGAAGTTTTTCATTCCCAAATGTCCCCCCTATGGCAGACCTTCTGTATGAAGTTGAGCTTATtggttttgatgaagctaaagaA GGGAAAGCCCGAAGTGACATGACAGTAGAAGAAAGAATTCAAGCAGCTGATAGAAGGAAAATGGAAGGAAATTCTTACTTTAAGGAAGAAAAGCTTCAGGAGGCCATGCAACAGTATGAAATG GCAATAGCATATATGGGCGATGACTTCATGTTCCAGTTATTTGGAAAATACAGAGACATGGCCCTGGCTGTTAAAAACCCATGCCATCTTAACATGGCTGCATGCATGCTCAAGCTAAAGAGATATTCAGAAGCTATTGGACAATGTAGCATC GTGTTATCAGAAGATGAAAACAATGTGAAAGCATTATTCAGACGAGGAAAAGCTAGAGCAGAACTTGGTCAAACGGATGCTGCCAGGGAGGACTTTCAAAAGGCAAGAAAATTTGCCCCAGAAGACAAGGCTATTGCGAGAGAGCTGAGGCTGCTCGCTGAACATGACAAAGCTATCTATGAGAAGCAGAAAGAGATTTATAAGGGGATTTTTGGAGACAGGCCTGAACCCAAACCCAAGAGGTTGAGTTGGGTAGTTGTTTTCTGGCAATGGCTTGTATCACTGATTTGCAGCCTATTCAAGCGCCGACAGCCTAAAGCTGACTAA
- the LOC103696298 gene encoding leucine-rich repeat receptor-like tyrosine-protein kinase PXC3, protein MASFGCCCFALLMVSLLLGSQPATAQLQDQPTMVALQRELMVADWELNSTSYCFWRGVTCGGPNQAVEALDLPRRNLRGNISLISELMSLKRLDLSGNSFHGSIPSSLGNLAMLKFLDLSMNKFENRIPSSLGKIRDLISLNLSNNFLSGEIPDELKNLERLQELQISGNNLTGSIPDWVGNLTDLRVVSAYENSLVGVIPRNLGSVSQLEVVNLHSNLLEGAIPESIFKSGKLQVLVLTVNRLNGSLPKSLGNCKGLSSLRIGNNQLAGSIPASIGNVSSLTYFEADNNNLSGEIVPEFAQCLNLTLLNLASNGFTGTIPERLGELKNLQEFIVSDNSLTGDFPKSILRCRNLSKLDLSDNRFNGSLPEDLCSMSRLQFLLLDHNSISGEIPGGIGNCGRLLELQMGSNYLTGNIPPEIGKIKNLQIALNLSFNHLRGRLPQELGRLDKLVSLDVSNNQLSGGIPSELKGMLSLIEVNFSNNQLAGPIPIFGPFQKSPRSSFSGNKDLCGDPLESNCGDYFGSADGSDRHRVSYKIVLAVVGSGLAVFVAVSVIVGLFMLRERQEMDAKAVVVAGEVVVTPPQIAAGNVFIESLMQAIDFDSAVKATLKDSNKLSSGTFSTVYKAVMPSGLVLSVKKLKSVDRSVVHHQNKMIRELERLGNLCHANLMRPIGYVIYEDVALLLHHHMPNGTLAQLLHDTTGTGFDSNWPRRLSIAVGVAEGLAFLHHIAIIHLDISSGNIFLDADFNALIGEIEISKLLDPSKGTASISAVAGSFGYIPPEYAYTMQVTVPGNVYSFGVVLLEILTSRLPVDEIFGEGIDLVKWVHSASGRGETPEQIMDARLSTVSFAWRKQMLAVLKVAMLCTDSTPAKRPKMKKVLEMLLEVKEN, encoded by the exons ATGGCTTCTTTTGGCTGCTGCTGTTTTGCTCTTCTGATGGTTAGTCTTCTACTTGGAAGCCAGCCAGCCACTGCCCAGCTTCAGGATCAGCCCACTATGGTGGCTCTCCAGAGAGAGCTCATGGTGGCGGACTGGGAGCTCAACAGCACAAGCTACTGCTTCTGGCGCGGCGTCACCTGCGGCGGCCCGAACCAAGCGGTGGAGGCGCTCGACCTCCCTCGCCGCAACCTCCGAGGTAACATCTCGCTCATCTCCGAGCTCATGTCATTAAAGCGGCTGGATCTTTCCGGCAATTCCTTTCATGGATCAATTCCTTCTTCTCTTGGAAATTTAGCCATGCTCAAGTTCCTCGACTTGTCGATGAACAAGTTTGAGAACAGGATTCCATCATCTTTAGGCAAAATCAGAGACCTCATATCATTAAATCTTTCGAACAACTTCCTCTCGGGGGAAATACCCGATGAGTTGAAGAATTTAGAGAGGCTTCAGGAGCTTCAGATTTCTGGGAACAATCTTACTGGCTCCATTCCTGATTGGGTTGGCAACCTCACTGATCTGAGAGTCGTTTCGGCATATGAGAATAGTTTGGTTGGTGTGATTCCCAGAAATCTGGGCTCGGTTTCTCAGCTTGAGGTGGTGAACCTCCACTCCAACCTGCTCGAAGGGGCGATACCAGAGAGCATTTTCAAGTCGGGGAAGCTGCAAGTTCTGGTGCTGACTGTAAACAGATTGAATGGCAGCCTTCCCAAGTCGTTGGGGAACTGCAAAGGCCTCTCGAGTCTTCGAATTGGAAACAATCAGCTCGCTGGGAGCATTCCTGCGTCCATTGGCAACGTTAGCAGCCTAACATACTTTGAGGCAGACAACAACAACCTCTCTGGAGAGATTGTTCCAGAGTTTGCACAGTGCTTGAACCTCACGCTATTGAACTTGGCCTCTAATGGCTTCACAGGGACCATACCTGAGAGGCTCGGGGAGCTGAAGAACCTCCAAGAGTTCATTGTCTCAGATAACAGTCTCACAGGCGATTTCCCAAAGTCTATCCTCAGGTGCAGGAACCTTAGCAAACTTGACCTGAGCGACAATCGATTCAATGGAAGCCTACCTGAAGACCTCTGCAGCATGTCGAGACTGCAATTCCTACTTCTGGATCACAACTCCATCAGTGGAGAGATTCCTGGGGGAATTGGGAACTGCGGAAGGCTGCTCGAGCTGCAGATGGGCAGCAACTACCTGACTGGTAACATCCCACCTGAGATCGGCAAGATCAAGAATTTGCAGATAGCTCTAAATCTTAGCTTCAATCACCTCAGAGGACGATTGCCTCAGGAACTGGGAAGGCTCGACAAGCTGGTCTCCTTGGATGTCTCCAACAACCAGCTTTCTGGAGGCATTCCATCGGAACTCAAAGGCATGCTGAGCTTGATAGAAGTGAATTTCTCAAACAATCAGCTCGCCGGCCCGATACCAATCTTTGGTCCATTTCAGAAGAGCCCTCGTTCAAGTTTTTCAGGAAATAAAGACCTATGCGGTGATCCGTTGGAATCTAACTGTGGGGATTATTTTGGATCGGCCGATGGTTCGGACCGACACAGGGTGTCCTACAAGATTGTATTAGCTGTTGTTGGATCTGGTTTGGCTGTTTTCGTGGCGGTATCGGTTATTGTTGGCCTGTTTATGCTGAGAGAGAGACAAGAAATGGATGCCAAGGCTGTCGTGGTTGCAGGGGAAGTGGTTGTGACTCCTCCACAAATAGCTGCTGGGAATGTCTTTATTGAGAGCTTGATGCAAGCCATCGACTTTGACAGTGCTGTCAAAGCAACCTTGAAGGATTCAAATAAATTGAGCAGCGGGACATTTAGCACCGTCTATAAGGCAGTGATGCCATCAGGACTTGTTCTTTCAGTCAAGAAGCTGAAATCCGTGGATAGATCGGTTGTTCACCACCAGAATAAAATGATAAGGGAGCTTGAAAGGCTTGGAAATCTTTGCCATGCCAATCTGATGAGGCCTATCGGTTACGTAATCTATGAGGATGTCGCCCTCTTGCTGCACCATCACATGCCTAATGGAACACTAGCGCAGCTCCTCCACGACACCACGGGCACTGGGTTCGATTCCAATTGGCCAAGAAGGCTGTCCATTGCTGTTGGAGTTGCTGAAGGATTAGCCTTCCTTCACCACATTGCCATTATCCATTTGGATATATCATCTGGCAACATTTttcttgatgctgatttcaatGCTCTGATTGGGGAGATAGAGATATCCAAGCTCTTGGATCCATCAAAAGGAACTGCAAGTATCAGTGCAGTGGCTGGCTCCTTTGGTTATATTCCTCCag AATATGCATACACAATGCAAGTTACAGTGCCAGGGAATGTTTATAGCTTTGGAGTGGTGTTACTTGAGATCCTAACATCTCGATTGCCGGTCGATGAGATCTTCGGGGAAGGGATAGACCTGGTGAAATGGGTCCATAGCGCATCAGGAAGGGGCGAGACTCCAGAACAGATAATGGATGCGAGGTTAAGTACTGTCTCATTTGCTTGGAGAAAGCAAATGCTGGCAGTTCTGAAGGTTGCGATGCTCTGCACCGACAGCACACCAGCAAAGCGGCCTAAGATGAAGAAAGTATTGGAGATGCTTCttgaagtgaaggaaaattag